One genomic segment of Thalassospiraceae bacterium LMO-SO8 includes these proteins:
- a CDS encoding CaiB/BaiF CoA-transferase family protein, translating to MTPLAGIRILDLTNVLAGPFCCHQLAHMGADVIKVEVPGSGDLARQLGADPDLNRKGMGTSFLAQNTGKRSITINMKSDKGKEVFHRLVATSDVLVENFRPGVMDRLGVGYEVLKKEHPNLIYCAISGFGQDGPLKSAPAYDQIIQGMAGVMSVTGTPETAPLRVGYPMADTIGGMTAAFAVASALGNKDPNNRGCFIDVAMLEAVLSTMGWVVSNFLQLGMEQRPMGNDNFTASPSGTFRTGDGPINIAANKQEQFEAVCDVVGRPDLKTDPRFAERQARLDNRQELTALLEDAMAANTASHWRAALNAAGVPAGEVLTVPQILAHPQIADRGQIATFENVPGVDRDVRVARAGIKINHAPVATKTPPPLLGQDTDELLGELGFSADDIAALKADKAV from the coding sequence TTGACCCCCTTAGCCGGCATCCGCATTCTCGACCTGACCAACGTCCTGGCCGGACCCTTCTGCTGCCATCAACTGGCCCATATGGGCGCCGACGTCATCAAGGTAGAGGTCCCGGGATCGGGCGACCTCGCCCGCCAGTTGGGCGCCGATCCGGATTTGAACCGGAAGGGCATGGGAACCTCGTTCCTGGCCCAGAACACCGGCAAACGGTCCATCACGATCAACATGAAATCGGACAAGGGAAAGGAGGTGTTTCACCGCCTCGTCGCCACGTCCGATGTTCTGGTGGAGAACTTCCGGCCCGGCGTCATGGACCGCCTGGGCGTCGGTTATGAGGTGCTGAAAAAAGAACATCCCAACCTGATCTATTGCGCCATCTCGGGTTTCGGGCAGGACGGCCCCCTGAAATCCGCCCCCGCCTATGACCAGATCATTCAGGGCATGGCGGGCGTGATGTCCGTGACCGGAACGCCGGAAACCGCGCCGCTGCGCGTCGGCTATCCCATGGCGGACACCATCGGCGGCATGACGGCGGCCTTCGCCGTGGCTTCGGCCCTTGGCAACAAGGATCCGAACAACCGCGGCTGCTTCATCGATGTCGCCATGCTGGAGGCAGTCCTCTCGACCATGGGCTGGGTGGTTTCCAACTTTCTGCAACTGGGCATGGAGCAGCGGCCCATGGGCAACGACAACTTCACGGCCAGCCCGTCCGGCACCTTCCGCACCGGCGACGGGCCGATCAACATCGCCGCCAACAAGCAGGAACAGTTCGAGGCCGTCTGCGACGTGGTCGGCCGCCCGGACCTGAAGACCGATCCCCGTTTCGCCGAACGCCAGGCGCGTCTCGACAATCGGCAGGAGTTGACGGCGCTGCTGGAGGATGCCATGGCCGCGAACACCGCCAGCCATTGGCGCGCGGCCCTGAATGCCGCCGGGGTGCCGGCGGGCGAGGTCCTGACCGTCCCCCAAATTCTGGCGCATCCGCAGATCGCCGACCGCGGTCAGATCGCCACCTTCGAAAACGTGCCCGGTGTCGACCGTGACGTAAGGGTGGCGCGGGCGGGGATCAAGATCAACCACGCCCCCGTGGCCACAAAAACGCCCCCACCGTTGCTGGGCCAGGACACGGACGAGCTGCTGGGCGAACTCGGCTTTTCCGCCGACGACATCGCGGCGCTCAAGGCGGACAAGGCGGTATGA
- a CDS encoding DUF2238 domain-containing protein has protein sequence MIAGNAKEPAVLGLLWLVALAVSAIGPADYLTWFMEVLPVMIALVLMVATQRGFPLTPLLYRLAFLHGLALILGGHYTYAHVPLGFWFQDLFDLARNPYDRIGHFFQGFVPALLAREVLIRKGFLPRGRMLFFIVTCICLAFSAFYELIEWWAAVLLGQGAMEFLGTQGDVWDSQWDMFMALIGAVLAQVLLARRHDHEIANIR, from the coding sequence ATGATCGCCGGAAATGCGAAGGAACCCGCCGTTCTCGGCCTGCTGTGGCTGGTGGCGCTGGCGGTCTCAGCCATCGGTCCGGCGGACTACCTGACCTGGTTCATGGAAGTCCTGCCGGTGATGATCGCCCTGGTCCTGATGGTGGCGACGCAGCGCGGCTTTCCCCTGACGCCGCTGCTTTACCGCCTGGCCTTCCTGCACGGGTTGGCGTTGATCCTGGGCGGCCATTACACCTATGCCCATGTGCCCCTGGGGTTCTGGTTTCAGGATCTGTTCGACCTGGCGCGCAATCCTTATGACCGCATCGGGCATTTCTTCCAGGGTTTCGTGCCGGCGCTTCTGGCGCGGGAAGTTTTGATCCGCAAGGGCTTCCTGCCTCGGGGACGCATGCTGTTTTTCATCGTGACCTGCATTTGCCTGGCGTTCAGCGCGTTTTACGAACTGATCGAATGGTGGGCGGCGGTGCTCCTGGGGCAGGGGGCGATGGAATTCCTGGGCACCCAGGGCGACGTATGGGACAGCCAATGGGACATGTTCATGGCCTTGATCGGCGCGGTCCTGGCGCAGGTTCTGCTGGCCCGTCGCCACGATCACGAGATCGCGAACATCAGATAA
- a CDS encoding IclR family transcriptional regulator — protein sequence MAGRADRSALPLDDYPEATETEDRQFVTALARGLSVLRAFQPGDGVLGNGDIAERTGLPKPTVSRLTHTLTRLGYLVHAERLGKYRLGPGVLSLGYSLLANMDIRKIARPYLQEFANASGLSLALGSRDRLNMVYLEHARDAGSVTLRLDIGSHIPIATTAMGRAFLAAIPEDERAYLMTAMAERAGPAWPVMAKGIERAVRQVATQGFCTSFGEWQHDVNAVGVPLRSLDGATVMALNCGGPAFLHKPEKLEAEWGPRLVNVARTIEAEMQNGLAAQGTW from the coding sequence ATGGCTGGCCGTGCCGACCGCAGCGCCCTGCCGCTGGACGATTATCCCGAAGCAACCGAAACCGAAGACCGGCAGTTCGTTACCGCCCTGGCGCGGGGGCTCAGCGTTCTGCGCGCGTTTCAGCCCGGCGACGGCGTGCTCGGCAACGGCGACATCGCCGAGCGCACGGGCCTGCCCAAGCCGACGGTGTCGCGCCTGACCCATACCCTGACGCGGCTGGGCTATCTGGTCCACGCGGAACGCTTGGGCAAATACCGGCTGGGGCCGGGGGTTCTGTCGCTGGGCTATTCGCTGCTTGCCAACATGGACATCCGCAAGATCGCGCGGCCCTACCTGCAGGAGTTCGCCAACGCCTCCGGCCTGTCGCTGGCCCTGGGCTCCCGCGACCGCCTGAACATGGTCTATCTGGAACACGCCCGCGATGCCGGTTCGGTGACGCTGCGCCTCGACATCGGCTCGCACATTCCCATCGCCACCACGGCCATGGGCCGGGCTTTTCTGGCGGCCATTCCCGAGGATGAGCGCGCCTATCTGATGACGGCCATGGCCGAACGCGCGGGGCCGGCCTGGCCGGTCATGGCGAAAGGCATCGAGCGCGCCGTCCGGCAGGTCGCGACCCAAGGGTTCTGCACATCCTTCGGGGAATGGCAGCACGACGTCAACGCGGTCGGCGTGCCGCTCCGGTCCTTGGACGGGGCCACGGTCATGGCGCTCAACTGCGGCGGCCCGGCCTTTCTGCATAAGCCGGAAAAGCTGGAGGCCGAATGGGGGCCGCGTCTGGTCAACGTGGCGCGCACCATCGAAGCGGAAATGCAGAACGGATTGGCCGCCCAGGGAACCTGGTAA
- a CDS encoding mandelate racemase/muconate lactonizing enzyme family protein has protein sequence MTITSIEILRVGVPFDTGGPRQGMRPGLNTNPWLINESLMVRIETADGLEGWGEGFGHFSNPGTEAMLKDLIAPWFIGRDTADLEGLMEGAHKSFFGFGRQGPCMYALSALDTALWDLRAKRAGKPLYQLLGGPAGDATITRYASLMRYGGDRDAIARNTDRAASLGFPMVKLHERDMPAFMAAREAAPEGVAITLDVNCPWSVEEACGVARELKDRAHVKGGFLWLEEPVWPPEDFDGLARVRGEGTGISGGENVGSLTEFAHAIQSGAYDIIQPSVAKMGGVSTVKEVFPMGRAAGLRVVPHSFYWGPGYVATAHIIAAQPQAEWLETAFIEYEENPHDLIDPFDPVMVLKADRAGLGFNADEDLFDRHLISRSVIS, from the coding sequence ATGACCATCACATCCATTGAAATCCTGCGTGTCGGCGTTCCCTTCGACACCGGCGGTCCGCGCCAGGGCATGCGTCCCGGCCTCAACACCAACCCCTGGCTGATCAACGAATCCCTGATGGTCCGCATTGAAACGGCGGACGGGCTGGAGGGCTGGGGCGAGGGCTTCGGTCATTTTTCCAACCCCGGTACGGAAGCGATGCTCAAGGACCTGATCGCGCCCTGGTTCATCGGCCGCGACACGGCGGATCTGGAAGGCCTGATGGAGGGGGCGCACAAGTCGTTCTTCGGTTTCGGCCGTCAAGGACCTTGCATGTACGCGCTGTCGGCCCTCGACACCGCGTTGTGGGATCTGCGGGCGAAGCGGGCCGGAAAACCACTGTATCAGCTTCTGGGCGGACCGGCGGGCGACGCCACGATCACCCGCTATGCCTCGCTCATGCGCTATGGCGGCGACCGGGACGCCATCGCCCGCAACACGGACCGCGCCGCCAGTCTGGGCTTTCCCATGGTCAAGCTGCACGAACGCGACATGCCCGCCTTCATGGCAGCGCGCGAGGCCGCGCCCGAGGGTGTGGCCATCACGCTGGACGTCAACTGTCCCTGGAGCGTCGAGGAAGCCTGCGGCGTCGCCCGTGAATTGAAAGACCGCGCACATGTGAAGGGCGGATTTTTGTGGCTGGAAGAGCCCGTCTGGCCGCCCGAGGATTTCGACGGCCTGGCCCGCGTGCGCGGCGAGGGAACCGGCATTTCCGGCGGCGAGAACGTCGGATCGCTGACCGAATTCGCCCATGCCATCCAGTCGGGGGCCTACGACATCATCCAGCCCTCGGTCGCCAAGATGGGCGGGGTATCGACGGTGAAGGAGGTCTTTCCCATGGGCCGGGCGGCGGGCCTGCGCGTGGTGCCGCACAGTTTTTATTGGGGCCCCGGATACGTGGCGACGGCGCATATCATCGCGGCGCAGCCACAGGCGGAATGGCTGGAAACGGCCTTCATCGAATATGAAGAGAATCCCCACGATCTGATCGACCCGTTTGATCCGGTGATGGTTTTGAAGGCGGACCGCGCGGGCCTCGGCTTCAATGCCGACGAAGACCTGTTCGATCGCCACCTGATTTCTCGCAGCGTGATTTCCTGA
- the amt gene encoding ammonium transporter: protein MDATKVDIVWILTASSLVFMMQAGFCCLESGSVRSKNSINVAAKNFADFCISAGVFWFVGFGLMFGASHNGLIGSENFLFSLTDPKSAAFFVFQLMFCGTATTIVSGAIAERARYTGYLLISLVVALPIYPVFGHWAWGGAFGGDPGWLVELGFVDFAGGTVVHSVAGWVSLAAVIIIGPRTGRFDGSGAPFRSHSLPLAALGVFIIWVGWIGFNGGSTLAATDKVPHIILNTVIAGAFGGLGAMLLGPITMKRLDVPTMLNGALAGLVAITPAAHCVSTAGAVTLGAVGGGLCVLTSLLLDRWRLDDVVYAFPVHGVAGVWGTMAVALLGDLETLGTGLDRWGQFVAQGTGVLTAAVWAFGISYILLSLINKIVPLRVSPEAERIGLNVSEHNQSTEQLDILRSMEMQRLTGDFSRPIPVEPNSDIGDIARQYNLVLENLYSAKMEAEQASKAKSNFLASMSHELRTPLNAIIGFSEMINRQYFGPLGSEKYHEYAGDIMHSSRHLLSLVDDILDLSKIEAGRNTLNRSHIDIAALFDDCLRVVTGAIDCNQIYFDIKVPEAVSPLFADERAIKQVVLNLLFNAVKFTPPGGLVTLNAREESDHHILEVSDTGKGIPDEKLERVIEPFQQLHSDPHIAQLGTGLGLTIAKALTEAHDGELQIDSRVGRGTTVRVILPIRTAAAAK from the coding sequence ATGGACGCAACCAAAGTCGACATCGTCTGGATTTTGACCGCGTCGTCACTGGTCTTCATGATGCAGGCCGGGTTCTGCTGCCTGGAAAGCGGTTCCGTCCGCTCCAAGAACTCGATCAACGTGGCGGCCAAGAACTTCGCCGACTTCTGCATCTCCGCCGGGGTGTTCTGGTTCGTCGGCTTCGGCCTGATGTTCGGCGCCAGTCACAACGGCCTGATCGGGTCTGAAAATTTTCTGTTCTCGTTGACCGATCCCAAATCGGCGGCTTTCTTCGTTTTCCAGCTCATGTTCTGCGGCACGGCGACGACCATCGTGTCCGGCGCCATCGCCGAGAGGGCGCGCTACACGGGATACCTCCTGATCAGCCTCGTCGTCGCCCTGCCCATCTATCCTGTGTTCGGCCATTGGGCCTGGGGCGGTGCCTTCGGCGGCGATCCTGGATGGTTGGTGGAATTGGGCTTCGTCGACTTCGCCGGCGGCACGGTGGTGCATTCCGTGGCCGGCTGGGTCAGTCTGGCCGCCGTGATCATCATCGGTCCCCGCACCGGGCGGTTCGACGGGTCGGGCGCCCCCTTTCGCAGCCATTCGCTGCCGCTGGCGGCGCTCGGCGTGTTCATCATCTGGGTCGGCTGGATCGGGTTCAACGGCGGCAGCACCCTGGCGGCCACGGACAAGGTGCCGCATATCATCCTCAATACCGTCATTGCCGGTGCCTTCGGCGGCCTGGGCGCGATGCTGCTGGGCCCCATCACCATGAAGCGGCTTGACGTGCCGACCATGCTCAACGGCGCGCTCGCCGGTTTGGTCGCGATCACGCCGGCGGCTCATTGCGTATCGACCGCGGGCGCGGTGACCCTGGGCGCCGTCGGCGGCGGGCTCTGCGTGCTGACCTCCCTGCTGCTCGACCGATGGCGGCTCGACGACGTGGTTTATGCCTTTCCCGTGCACGGCGTCGCCGGTGTCTGGGGCACCATGGCGGTCGCCCTCCTGGGTGACCTGGAAACGCTCGGCACCGGCCTCGACCGCTGGGGACAGTTCGTCGCCCAGGGCACCGGCGTGCTGACCGCCGCCGTCTGGGCCTTCGGCATCAGCTACATCCTGCTGTCGCTCATCAACAAAATCGTGCCGCTGCGCGTATCGCCCGAGGCCGAACGCATCGGCCTGAACGTCAGCGAACATAACCAGTCGACGGAACAACTCGACATCCTGCGCTCCATGGAGATGCAGCGCCTGACCGGGGATTTCTCCCGGCCCATTCCGGTCGAGCCCAATTCCGACATCGGCGACATCGCGCGCCAATACAACCTGGTGCTGGAAAACCTGTATTCGGCGAAAATGGAGGCCGAACAGGCCAGCAAGGCGAAATCCAACTTTCTCGCCTCCATGAGCCACGAGCTGCGCACACCACTGAATGCCATCATCGGGTTTTCGGAAATGATCAACCGGCAGTATTTCGGCCCCCTGGGCTCGGAAAAATACCATGAGTATGCCGGCGACATCATGCACTCCAGCCGCCATCTGCTGTCCCTGGTCGACGACATCCTCGACTTGTCGAAGATCGAGGCCGGGCGCAATACCCTCAATCGGTCCCACATCGACATCGCCGCCCTGTTCGATGACTGCCTGCGGGTGGTCACCGGGGCCATCGACTGCAATCAGATCTATTTCGACATCAAGGTGCCGGAGGCGGTCTCGCCGCTTTTCGCGGACGAGCGCGCGATCAAGCAGGTGGTTCTCAATCTGTTGTTCAACGCCGTGAAGTTCACGCCGCCGGGCGGCCTGGTGACCCTGAACGCCCGCGAGGAATCGGACCACCACATCCTTGAGGTCTCCGACACCGGCAAGGGCATTCCCGACGAAAAGCTTGAACGCGTGATCGAGCCGTTCCAACAGCTGCATTCCGATCCGCATATCGCCCAATTGGGCACAGGACTGGGACTGACCATCGCCAAGGCCCTGACCGAGGCCCACGACGGCGAACTTCAGATCGACAGCCGTGTCGGGCGCGGCACCACCGTCCGCGTTATTCTTCCGATCCGCACGGCCGCGGCCGCGAAGTAG
- a CDS encoding RraA family protein — protein sequence MTDFTPEDLAVLTQWDTPTICNALEEIVPERRGHGYTTEPLVPLDPDLPPICGYARTATIRAAEPPNETPAEMAAKREAYYEYIAQGPKPTVVVIQDIDPRPGYGAFWGEVQTTVHKGLGAVGGVTNGSFRDLKDSARGFNLIGGEVGPSHAWVHVVDIDCQVTIHGMTVVTNNIIHADHHGAVMIPDAAVKKIPEAVARISRREAVILTAAKAPDFDIEKLKAAMKGAKEIH from the coding sequence TTGACCGATTTCACGCCGGAGGACCTGGCGGTCCTGACCCAATGGGACACGCCAACCATCTGCAACGCGCTTGAGGAAATCGTCCCGGAACGGCGGGGCCACGGCTATACCACCGAGCCCTTGGTGCCGCTCGACCCGGACTTGCCGCCGATCTGCGGCTATGCCCGCACCGCGACCATCCGCGCCGCCGAACCGCCCAACGAGACGCCGGCGGAAATGGCGGCCAAGCGCGAAGCCTATTACGAGTACATCGCCCAAGGTCCCAAGCCGACCGTGGTGGTGATCCAGGACATCGACCCCCGGCCCGGTTACGGCGCCTTCTGGGGCGAGGTTCAGACCACCGTGCACAAGGGCCTGGGTGCTGTCGGCGGCGTGACCAACGGATCGTTTCGCGATCTCAAGGACAGCGCGCGCGGCTTCAACCTGATCGGCGGCGAGGTCGGCCCGTCCCACGCCTGGGTCCATGTCGTCGACATCGACTGTCAGGTGACCATCCACGGCATGACCGTGGTCACCAACAACATCATCCACGCCGACCACCATGGCGCGGTGATGATCCCAGATGCGGCGGTGAAGAAAATCCCCGAAGCCGTGGCTCGGATTTCCCGCCGTGAGGCGGTCATCCTGACCGCCGCCAAGGCGCCGGACTTCGACATCGAAAAGCTGAAGGCCGCCATGAAGGGGGCGAAGGAGATTCACTGA
- a CDS encoding acyl-CoA dehydrogenase family protein, giving the protein MNFTFSDEQILIRDMAERFFRDDYGLEARRKHQAMPGGFCRDTWAQYADMGWLALGIPEDLGGIGGGAVDMAILMEAMGGGLAVEPFLATVVLGGTLVRDGASPDVRADLLPQLAAGELHLSFACSEAQSRYDLNDVRTRARADGGGFVLNGVKTMALHAGTADKIAVTARTAGDERDDGGVTVFLIDADAPGVTITDYATVDGLRAGDVTLEGVRVGADAVLGDIDGGLALAETVVDRAAALVSAEAAGLMAALTRDTVAFLKERKQFGRPLGDFQALQHRATEMYMETELTRSLAYMAAVRQDGGDREAARRAASQAKAKAGQAGRLIGQEAVQLHGGMGVTDEMPVGHYFKRLTLIDHSFGDRAHHLDRLADMS; this is encoded by the coding sequence ATGAACTTCACCTTCTCCGACGAACAAATCCTCATCCGTGACATGGCGGAACGGTTCTTCCGCGACGACTACGGGCTGGAAGCCCGGCGCAAACATCAGGCCATGCCCGGCGGGTTCTGCCGCGACACCTGGGCGCAATACGCCGATATGGGCTGGCTGGCGCTCGGCATTCCCGAGGATTTGGGCGGCATCGGCGGCGGTGCGGTCGACATGGCGATCCTGATGGAAGCCATGGGCGGCGGTCTGGCGGTCGAACCGTTCCTGGCGACCGTGGTGCTGGGCGGCACGCTGGTCCGGGACGGCGCGTCGCCGGACGTTCGGGCGGACCTGCTGCCGCAATTGGCCGCGGGGGAATTGCATCTGTCCTTCGCCTGTTCAGAGGCGCAATCGCGCTATGACCTCAATGACGTGCGGACCCGCGCCCGTGCCGACGGGGGCGGCTTCGTCCTGAATGGCGTGAAGACCATGGCGCTCCACGCCGGGACGGCGGACAAGATCGCCGTCACGGCGCGCACCGCGGGCGACGAGCGCGACGACGGCGGCGTCACGGTGTTCCTGATCGACGCCGACGCCCCCGGGGTGACGATCACGGATTACGCCACGGTCGATGGCCTGCGCGCCGGCGACGTGACGTTGGAAGGCGTGCGTGTTGGCGCCGACGCGGTGCTGGGCGACATCGACGGCGGCCTGGCGCTTGCCGAAACGGTGGTCGACCGGGCGGCGGCCCTGGTTTCGGCGGAAGCCGCCGGGCTGATGGCCGCCCTCACGCGTGATACGGTCGCCTTCCTGAAGGAGCGCAAACAGTTCGGCCGTCCCTTGGGCGATTTTCAGGCCCTACAGCACCGCGCCACGGAGATGTACATGGAAACGGAACTGACCCGCTCCCTCGCCTACATGGCCGCCGTGCGCCAGGATGGCGGCGACCGGGAGGCCGCCCGCCGCGCGGCGTCCCAGGCCAAGGCCAAGGCCGGGCAGGCGGGCCGGCTGATCGGCCAGGAAGCGGTGCAACTGCACGGCGGCATGGGGGTGACGGACGAGATGCCCGTGGGTCATTACTTCAAGCGCCTGACCCTGATCGATCACAGCTTCGGCGACCGGGCGCATCATCTGGACCGTCTGGCGGACATGTCATGA
- a CDS encoding acyl-CoA dehydrogenase family protein, whose product MDLNLTPEELAFQNEVRGFLRANIPPATKRKVDLGLKLVKDDYVVWQRILHERGWIAPSWPKEYGGPGWSPVQRYLYEEELAAASSPRLITFGLKMLGPVLIEFGTPEQKQRFLPRILASEDWWCQGFSEPGAGSDLASLTTRAVRDGDHYIVNGQKTWTTLAQYADWIFCLVRTSTEGKKQQGISFLLIDMKTPGVTVRPIKTLDGGQEVNDVFLENVRVPAENLVGKENDGWTVAKFLLSHERFGIAGVARSKKQMERLRDIAAKEMKRGRPLIEDARFRERMAEVEIELTALEMTELRLLSEEAAGRKPGPEASILKLKGTQVQQGITELLLEAVGNRAHAFDPGILDDDWPGPGNDGLPVPEHAATVASHYFNWRKASIYGGSNEIQRGIIAKAILGL is encoded by the coding sequence TTGGACCTGAACCTGACGCCCGAGGAATTGGCCTTTCAGAACGAAGTGCGCGGGTTCCTGCGCGCCAACATCCCGCCCGCGACCAAACGCAAGGTCGATCTCGGCCTGAAGCTGGTGAAGGACGATTACGTCGTCTGGCAGCGCATCCTGCATGAACGGGGCTGGATCGCCCCCAGCTGGCCCAAGGAATACGGCGGTCCGGGCTGGTCGCCCGTGCAGCGCTACTTGTACGAAGAAGAACTGGCGGCGGCGTCCAGCCCGCGGCTTATCACCTTCGGGCTCAAGATGCTGGGGCCGGTGCTGATCGAATTCGGCACGCCGGAGCAGAAGCAGCGTTTCCTGCCGCGCATCCTGGCCAGCGAGGACTGGTGGTGCCAGGGCTTTTCCGAACCGGGGGCGGGGTCCGATCTGGCGTCGCTGACGACCCGGGCGGTGCGGGACGGCGACCACTATATCGTCAACGGCCAGAAGACCTGGACCACCCTGGCGCAATACGCCGACTGGATCTTCTGTCTGGTGCGCACCTCGACCGAGGGCAAGAAGCAGCAGGGCATCTCGTTCCTTTTGATCGACATGAAGACCCCGGGCGTCACCGTGCGCCCGATCAAGACGTTGGACGGCGGCCAGGAAGTCAACGACGTGTTCCTGGAAAACGTTCGGGTTCCGGCGGAAAACCTGGTGGGCAAGGAAAACGACGGCTGGACCGTCGCCAAGTTCCTGCTCAGCCACGAACGGTTCGGTATTGCCGGGGTCGCGCGGTCCAAGAAACAGATGGAACGCCTGCGCGACATCGCGGCCAAGGAAATGAAGCGCGGCCGCCCGCTGATCGAGGACGCCCGGTTCCGCGAACGCATGGCCGAGGTCGAGATCGAGTTGACGGCGCTGGAGATGACCGAACTGCGCCTGCTGTCCGAGGAAGCCGCCGGGCGCAAGCCGGGCCCCGAGGCCTCGATCCTCAAACTGAAGGGCACACAGGTGCAGCAGGGCATCACCGAACTGCTGCTGGAAGCCGTCGGCAACCGCGCCCATGCCTTCGATCCGGGAATTCTGGATGACGACTGGCCGGGGCCGGGCAACGATGGCCTGCCCGTGCCGGAACACGCGGCGACGGTGGCCAGCCATTACTTCAACTGGCGCAAGGCGTCGATCTACGGCGGCAGCAACGAAATCCAGCGCGGCATCATCGCCAAGGCGATCCTCGGGCTCTGA
- a CDS encoding DinB family protein, with translation MSQSTQSLPEGEGPPVKVYWQPGCSSCLKTKEFLLEHGIPFVSVNVIEDENGFKELEALGVRLVPIVAKGDKWANGAVFRDVAKVAGFDYDGHKMLSPEDMKDKVLQNLDAAGRYLAQIPEERLDELLPGRPRSYRQLVYHVFNIADVFLNRVENDTPYTYEALKSILPGTMKSKQDLLDYGANTRARFAAWWDRDGKTTDFKQPGKVYYGEVTLHEVLERTGWHTGQHTRQIILMLREKLGIEPDRPLTDADFAGLPIPKNVWDNERSFDEASFAGPAETRAAE, from the coding sequence ATGTCCCAATCAACGCAAAGCCTTCCCGAAGGCGAAGGCCCGCCCGTCAAGGTCTACTGGCAGCCCGGTTGCTCCAGCTGCCTAAAAACCAAGGAATTTCTGCTTGAACACGGCATCCCTTTCGTCTCCGTCAACGTGATCGAGGACGAGAACGGCTTCAAGGAACTGGAAGCCTTGGGCGTGCGCCTGGTTCCGATCGTCGCCAAGGGCGACAAATGGGCCAACGGCGCCGTGTTCCGCGACGTCGCCAAGGTCGCCGGCTTCGACTACGACGGCCACAAGATGCTCAGTCCCGAGGACATGAAGGACAAGGTCCTGCAGAACCTGGACGCCGCCGGGCGCTATCTTGCACAAATTCCGGAAGAGCGCCTGGACGAGCTTCTGCCGGGCCGGCCGCGTTCCTACCGGCAGTTGGTCTATCACGTCTTCAACATTGCAGACGTGTTCCTCAACCGGGTCGAGAATGATACGCCCTATACCTACGAGGCGCTGAAATCCATTCTGCCCGGGACCATGAAAAGCAAACAGGACCTGCTGGATTACGGCGCAAATACCCGTGCGCGGTTCGCCGCCTGGTGGGACCGCGACGGCAAGACCACCGACTTCAAGCAGCCGGGCAAGGTCTATTACGGCGAGGTCACGCTGCATGAGGTTCTGGAGCGCACGGGCTGGCACACGGGCCAGCACACCCGCCAGATCATCCTGATGCTGCGCGAGAAACTGGGGATCGAGCCGGACCGGCCTTTGACCGATGCCGACTTCGCGGGCTTGCCGATCCCCAAGAACGTGTGGGACAACGAACGGTCGTTCGACGAAGCCTCCTTCGCCGGACCGGCGGAAACCCGCGCGGCCGAATAG